Proteins from a single region of Thunnus albacares chromosome 14, fThuAlb1.1, whole genome shotgun sequence:
- the prdm8 gene encoding PR domain zinc finger protein 8 has product MSSGLTMDHTFLPRSIWTGDSKFLQHPADLYTSVVVTRSIPAGTCFGPCVLQHTFYDTIAFIAQKSCDKRAKSYVFRVDPEAMRNSALVLSWLRLVQAARNEEEQNTEAFLKAGQLYVRTTRDIRQEEELLVWYDQELSHLLGFTDMIRGSSEEFKCGKCNQVFKNEYPYLAHCRFLCTQVKSDTWSREVYEHKHVEIKRQHRVTDFHNIARDLEHKKSGSNEDTEIPPKKRKYEETPYLKGRKPVLLEKTNISNDGNITQLSRGQDQAAGNASGSTGKLKADRIKPDDLGCKNDAFGEVGEPKGTFTHDREMDTESETGESSGVRSSSRSAFSPVLSNSQSEQKSAFCKPSTRTSPSEPPAHLSSATTAPSSRLEEMSDAFTSRTVMGYNNLLASNILSGDLQTVPSPVTLNSAFHYAPEHWSRNIGAQLQTTSSLTILPPTFTSFGVSVQNWCAKCNLSFRMTSDLVFHMRSHHKKEFAAESQVRRRREEKLTCPICHEYFRERHHLSRHMTSHN; this is encoded by the exons ATGTCCAGCGG tttAACGATGGATCACACTTTCCTGCCTCGGTCCATCTGGACCGGTGACAGTAAATTCCTCCAGCATCCAGCGGACCTCTACACCAGTGTGGTCGTTACGCGCAGCATCCCTGCAGGCACGTGCTTTGGTCCATGTGTGCTCCAACACACTTTCTACGACACCATCGCCTTCATAGCGCAGAAATCCTGCGACAAGAGAGCGAAATCCTACGTGTTCAGG GTGGACCCTGAGGCTATGCGTAATTCTGCGTTGGTGCTTTCCTGGCTGCGCCTGGTGCAGGCTGCACGCAATGAAGAGGAGCAGAACACTGAGGCTTTTCTGAAAGCGGGTCAACTGTATGTGCGGACCACCCGAGACATCCGGCAGGAGGAAGAGCTGCTGGTGTGGTACGACCAGGAGCTGTCTCACCTACTGGGATTCACAGACATGATCAGAGGATCAAGTGAAG AGTtcaaatgtggaaaatgtaACCAGGTCTTCAAGAATGAGTATCCATATCTGGCTCACTGCCGATTCCTGTGCACCCAAGTAAAGAGTGACACTTGGAGCCGCGAGGTTTACGAGCACAAGCATGTGGAAATTAAGAGGCAACATCGAGTGACAGATTTTCACAACATCGCCAGAGATTTGGAACAcaaaaagtctggcagcaacgAGGACACAGAGATTCCACCCAAGAAAAGGAAATACGAGGAAACTCCATATCTCAAAGGGCGTAAACCAGTTCtgttagaaaaaacaaatatttcaaatgatggTAACATTACGCAGCTAAGCAGGGGCCAAGATCAGGCAGCAGGAAATGCATCTGGCTCTACGGGGAAGTTGAAAGCTGATAGGATCAAACCGGATGATTTGGGATGTAAGAATGATGCTTTTGGTGAGGTGGGAGAACCCAAAGGGACTTTTACGCACGACAGAGAGATGGACACAGAGTCGGAGACAGGAGAGAGCTCTGGTGTGCGCTCAAGCAGCAGAAGCGCGTTTTCTCCGGTCCTGTCCAACAGTCAAAGCGAGCAGAAAAGTGCTTTTTGTAAACCGAGCACAAGAACTTCTCCAAGTGAGCCACCGGCACATCTCAGCAGCGCAACAACAGCCCCCTCTAGCCGCTTAGAGGAGATGAGTGATGCTTTCACCTCCAGGACTGTTATGGGATACAACAATCTGTTGGCATCCAACATCCTGAGCGGTGATTTACAGACTGTGCCCTCCCCGGTGACATTAAACAGCGCTTTCCATTACGCACCGGAGCACTGGTCCAGGAACATTGGCGCTCAGCTCCAGACCACCTCTTCTCTCACCATCCTTCCGCCGACTTTCACCTCTTTCGGCGTGTCGGTGCAGAACTGGTGCGCCAAATGCAACCTGTCCTTCCGCATGACCTCCGACCTCGTTTTCCACATGCGCTCTCATCATAAGAAGGAGTTCGCAGCGGAGTCCCAGGTGAGGAGGAGGCGGGAGGAGAAACTCACCTGCCCCATCTGCCACGAATACTTCCGAGAGCGCCACCACCTGTCCAGACACATGACCTCTCATAACTGA